A genomic segment from Neobacillus sp. YX16 encodes:
- a CDS encoding GntR family transcriptional regulator: MEPLQHESLIPLYHQLMERLKDSIEKGNWTPGDKIPSENQLMDQFGVSRNTAKKAIEELVQAGILYRIQGKGTFVAKPKLQQSLMGFYSFSKVLKEKGLNPKDIILKIEEVKPTAKIREALQLRDDEHVIEMKRLRCANNEPYILESSFIPKGVVSDTEQLKKVGDISLYDLFSQQYNIVVTRAKEAFEPVLIRADESEYLQTEEGRPALLLERTAFDANGLPVEFCISIVRGDRCRFYTELT; the protein is encoded by the coding sequence ATGGAACCATTGCAGCATGAAAGTTTAATTCCGTTATATCACCAACTAATGGAAAGATTAAAGGATTCGATTGAAAAAGGAAATTGGACACCTGGAGATAAAATCCCATCGGAAAATCAGTTAATGGACCAATTTGGTGTGAGCCGCAACACAGCCAAAAAAGCAATTGAGGAGCTCGTACAGGCCGGAATCCTTTACCGCATCCAAGGAAAAGGAACTTTTGTGGCAAAGCCGAAATTGCAGCAGTCATTGATGGGGTTCTACAGCTTTAGCAAAGTATTAAAAGAAAAAGGATTGAATCCCAAGGATATTATCTTGAAGATTGAAGAAGTAAAACCAACTGCAAAAATCCGGGAAGCGCTCCAACTTAGAGATGATGAGCATGTGATTGAAATGAAACGCCTTCGCTGTGCCAATAATGAGCCGTATATTTTGGAATCATCTTTTATTCCTAAAGGTGTGGTTTCCGATACGGAGCAGCTAAAGAAAGTGGGCGATATATCCTTATATGATTTATTTTCTCAACAATACAACATCGTGGTAACAAGGGCAAAAGAGGCATTTGAGCCCGTTCTCATCCGTGCTGACGAAAGTGAATATCTTCAAACGGAAGAAGGGCGTCCGGCATTGTTACTGGAACGAACCGCTTTTGATGCGAACGGATTGCCTGTTGAATTTTGTATATCCATTGTGCGAGGCGATCGCTGCCGCTTTTATACTGAACTAACATAA